In bacterium, the sequence GAAGTATGTATATTCAACAATCGGTGCTTTCCGCAACGAGGAACAGATGTGTAATTAAAATAACACCTGCGGAAAATATCGATTCAGTTAAACAAGGCAGAGTGGATGTCCCTGTTGAAATTAATAACCCCGGATTTTTCAAACCTTTTGAACTTATTACGAAAACCTTCGGTATACCGGCTTATCATTCAATAGATCCTACTCCTGTTGTTGCATTCACTTTCCTTTTTATGTTCGGTTTGATGTTCGGCGATTTTGGCCACGGCGCCGTACTTGCTGTTATCGGGGGAATTCTTGCAGCAAGAACAACCAATGTGTCCTTCCGTAACGCCGGCCTTTTAATGGTTTATGCAGGCAGTTCAAGCATGATTTTCGGTTTGCTTTTCGGAAGTATTTTTGGAGTTGAACACTGGATACAACCCCTGTGGATGAGGCCGATGGAATCCATTTCTGATTTGTTCCGTGTTGCAATATACTTCGGTATAGGAATGATATCCCTCGCGATCCTTTTTAATATAATAAACGGCATAAGAGAAAGAGATATTGTTTCAGTTATTTTTGATAAAGCCGGTTTTCTATCAGGTATTATCTACTGGTGCGGTATAGCTGTGGCTGCAAGAGCAGTATCAACAAAACCAGTTCCGGATTTGCCTGTAATTGTGCCTCTTCTTATGCTGATTGCCGGTGTTCTTATATTTCTGCACGAACCTGTTGTTCAATTGGCAAGAGGGAAAAAGAAACTCTTTCCTGAAGGTGTTACAACAGGAGTAATGGGCGGAATTATCGAGGTACTTGAAATATCCCTTGGTTTTCTGGCCAATACTGTTTCATTTATTCGTATTGCAGCGTTCGGCCTTGCACATGCAGGGCTTTTTATGGCTATATTTTCTCTTTCAAAAAGTATGAACGGTGTTGCAGGGGGTACGGTTTCAGCACTAATTATTATAGTAGGGAATATTGGGATCATCTGTCTTGAGGGGCTGGTTGTTTCAATTCAGGCTGTACGTCTTGAGTTTTATGAGTTTTTCAGCCGTTTTTTCAGAGAATCTTCTCAATCTTATAAACCTCTGAAAAACGAAATTTTATCATAATTTTCTGGTTTGAATTTATAGAATGTCTAAAGGAGGATTCATTGTGAGAAACAAAGCTCAGAAAAATTTTAAAAAACAGCTTGTAAGCTTTGGTATGATTTTAATTTTTGTGTTCTTTATTGTAATGGGGCTTACAGGATTAAAAGCTGTTACACATGCTCAGGAGTCATCAGGTTCAGTACAACAGGCTGAAGTTCAGAACACTCCTCTTCATGATCCTGATGTGTACAAGTTTGCCTTTCTTGCAGCTGCAATTTCAGTAAGCGTCGGATCTCTGGGTGCAGGCCTTGCCGTAGGATATGTAGGAGCTGCTGCAATGGGCGCTTTGGGAGAAAAACCTGATCTTGCAGGTAAAGCGCTGCTTTTTGTGGGATTGGCAGAAGGAATTGC encodes:
- a CDS encoding H+transporting two-sector ATPase C subunit, which gives rise to MGLTGLKAVTHAQESSGSVQQAEVQNTPLHDPDVYKFAFLAAAISVSVGSLGAGLAVGYVGAAAMGALGEKPDLAGKALLFVGLAEGIAIYGLIIAIMILGRV